The following proteins are encoded in a genomic region of Betaproteobacteria bacterium:
- a CDS encoding phytanoyl-CoA dioxygenase family protein, which produces MQVQGRTPNVWHARNAVSHNVLNEGETRLFDELGYHFPVRVFDEAQIAGYRARLEEIERRTGGPLSGQMRNKPHLLFTWADEIVRHPRILDAVEDVLGPDLFVWSASFFTKEASDPAFVSWHQDSTYWGLSEPDVVTAWVAFSDSMPENGCMRVMPGTHTLDQLPHADTFAANNLLTRGQEVQVDVDPAHAVDVVLQPGEMSLHHVRLVHGSEPNRSTRRRIGFAIRYVPTYVKQMSGHRDSAMLVRGVDRFGNFDPEPRPQVDMGENERAVHKRITEDAITILYRGTGNRPQS; this is translated from the coding sequence ATGCAAGTGCAAGGCCGGACACCGAACGTGTGGCATGCCCGCAATGCCGTATCCCACAACGTACTGAACGAAGGCGAGACCCGGTTGTTCGACGAACTCGGCTATCACTTTCCCGTTCGTGTATTCGACGAGGCTCAGATTGCCGGCTACCGAGCCCGACTGGAGGAGATCGAACGCCGCACCGGTGGCCCCCTCTCCGGGCAGATGCGCAACAAGCCGCACCTTCTTTTCACGTGGGCCGACGAGATCGTGCGGCATCCGCGGATACTCGATGCGGTGGAAGATGTCCTGGGGCCGGATCTGTTCGTGTGGAGCGCGAGTTTCTTCACCAAGGAAGCGTCCGATCCCGCCTTCGTCTCCTGGCACCAGGATTCCACCTACTGGGGCCTCTCGGAACCCGACGTCGTGACCGCCTGGGTCGCCTTCTCCGATTCCATGCCGGAAAACGGCTGCATGCGAGTCATGCCGGGGACTCACACCCTGGACCAGCTGCCGCATGCCGATACCTTCGCCGCCAACAATCTGCTGACGCGCGGCCAGGAAGTTCAGGTCGATGTCGATCCGGCGCATGCCGTCGACGTCGTTCTTCAGCCTGGCGAGATGTCGCTGCACCACGTGCGGCTCGTGCACGGGTCGGAGCCCAACCGCTCCACCCGGCGGCGCATCGGCTTCGCGATCCGTTACGTGCCGACGTACGTGAAGCAGATGTCCGGACACAGGGACTCGGCGATGCTCGTCCGGGGTGTCGACCGGTTCGGCAATTTCGATCCCGAACCGAGACCGCAGGTCGACATGGGGGAGAACGAGCGCGCCGTGCACAAGCGCATCACCGAGGACGCCATCACCATCCTCTACCGCGGTACGGGCAATCGTCCGCAGTCCTGA
- a CDS encoding cyclase family protein has translation MKRSVIAAAVGGALLAYGIGASAHQALEGPIDDSALSWGPSKWGKDDRAGSSNHTKNSANIRKALSTIKQYKALTVGKYYHREAPAFGPRSWSMYIPGTPTGGPFGKNALVYHDELVITQIGQIQTQFDGPGHIGVNTSKGPMFYNGVISWDAYERGAGGQVQGMGPLGVEHVGENGFVCRLVVLDAVALRKAEGKISASAEMLPIPKKPGDVGIVTADDVKAMVKAAGLGEIGAGDCVALHTGQGNTWSNDRYKSMNSEQRAAARAIFAQGEPGFGISACKYFADRDIALTMGDTSANDAQPGNEEDGMAVPCHTMLQPARGIWNLENVDTKSLIDHKIKEAAFIFAPLRIIGATGSPANPVVLY, from the coding sequence ATGAAACGTTCGGTCATTGCCGCAGCGGTTGGCGGCGCGCTGCTTGCCTATGGCATCGGCGCAAGTGCGCATCAGGCCCTTGAAGGTCCCATCGACGATTCCGCGTTGTCCTGGGGTCCGAGCAAGTGGGGCAAGGACGATCGCGCCGGTTCGTCCAACCACACCAAGAACTCCGCAAACATCCGCAAGGCGCTGTCCACCATCAAGCAGTACAAGGCGCTGACGGTCGGCAAGTACTATCACAGGGAAGCTCCCGCCTTCGGTCCCCGCAGCTGGAGCATGTACATCCCTGGCACGCCTACCGGCGGCCCGTTCGGCAAGAACGCCCTGGTGTATCACGACGAACTCGTGATCACGCAGATCGGCCAGATCCAGACCCAGTTCGACGGTCCCGGCCACATCGGCGTGAACACCTCCAAGGGCCCGATGTTCTACAACGGCGTCATTTCGTGGGATGCCTATGAGCGTGGCGCAGGCGGCCAGGTGCAAGGCATGGGTCCGCTGGGCGTGGAACACGTGGGCGAGAACGGCTTCGTCTGCCGCCTTGTGGTGCTCGACGCCGTCGCGCTGCGCAAGGCCGAAGGCAAGATTTCCGCTTCCGCGGAAATGCTGCCGATACCGAAGAAGCCCGGCGATGTCGGCATCGTTACGGCTGACGACGTCAAGGCGATGGTGAAGGCTGCCGGCCTCGGCGAGATCGGCGCAGGCGACTGCGTTGCGCTGCACACCGGCCAGGGCAACACGTGGAGCAACGACCGTTACAAGTCGATGAACTCCGAGCAGCGTGCCGCCGCCCGCGCAATCTTCGCGCAAGGCGAACCCGGCTTCGGTATCAGCGCGTGCAAGTACTTCGCCGATCGTGACATCGCCCTTACCATGGGCGACACCTCTGCGAACGACGCGCAGCCCGGCAACGAGGAAGACGGCATGGCGGTGCCTTGCCACACGATGCTGCAGCCTGCCCGCGGCATCTGGAACCTCGAGAACGTGGACACCAAGTCCCTGATCGATCACAAGATCAAGGAAGCGGCGTTCATCTTCGCCCCGCTGCGGATCATCGGCGCGACGGGATCTCCCGCCAACCCGGTGGTGCTGTACTGA